The Engystomops pustulosus chromosome 1, aEngPut4.maternal, whole genome shotgun sequence genome has a window encoding:
- the RPL34 gene encoding large ribosomal subunit protein eL34, translating into MVQRLTYRRRLSYNTSSNKTRLSRTPGNRIVYLYTKKVGKAPKSACGICPGRLRGIRAARPKVLMRLSKTKKHVNRAYGGSMCAKCVRDRIKRAFLIEEQKIVVKVLKAQAQSQKSK; encoded by the exons ATGGTTCAACGCCTCACATACCGTCGTAGGCTGTCCTACAACACATCCTCCAACAAGACCCGGCT gtctCGAACACCAGGTAACAGAATTGTTTACCTGTACACCAAGAAAGTTGGCAAAGCTCCTAAATCAGCATGTGGCATCTGCCCCGGAAGACTTCGTGGT ATCCGTGCTGCTAGACCCAAAGTGCTCATGAGGCTGTCTAAGACAAAGAAGCACGTCAACAGAGCATATGGTGGTTCAATGTGCGCAAAATGTGTTCGTGACAG aattaagCGGGCATTCCTCATTGAAGAGCAGAAGATTGTTGTGAAAGTACTGAAGGCTCAAGCACAGAGCCAGAAGTCCAAGTAA